In one Amaranthus tricolor cultivar Red isolate AtriRed21 chromosome 8, ASM2621246v1, whole genome shotgun sequence genomic region, the following are encoded:
- the LOC130821788 gene encoding uncharacterized protein LOC130821788 → MKDLRLISLRNVLYKLISQTLANRLKTFLPDIIDDNQSVFVPERLITDNILLASDIFYFMNISSARKRGFMALKLDMSKAYNRIEWDYLNDIMLHMGFLEIWVVRVMECVTLVSYSFLVNGQLTSPMFSQRSLRQGDPLSSYLFLLCVEGLGALIKQAFHSKMLREKLNLEKCELSFSHKLDTRLRHHINSILGFREVVVHGKYLGLPTVFDKSKKISFTNLCDRVWRKVQGWKEKMIFRAGKEVLIKSVLQAIPSYTMSCFKLLIGVCKDLSNMIRRFWWGILKDRKGICWKAWGFLCRLKDVGGLGFRDFEAFNQAMLAKQLRRLHFCQSSVVAWTLKARYFSSCDVWKARIGCYSSYGWRNIWGARKALVGGLRWKVGNSKKIRVWLDAWLVGSGLGCVISPRLDLAVDVTLGYLLHIPISIGGAEDELCWIHGVDGSLRGPDPLWGKLWKLKVPSKVRDFVWRACWDIIPHGLNLNSKGIPNFVGCKRCGPDEHLMHFLFECHWAKMLWDSSKLDLEVWKARNELVFENRQAPPLLYVRRASDWLKDYHHSFSTARFSRSCSKEKLPWGRPPLDGAFAASKEKFGLGFVVRDCTGKFILTGFKTIWVGSSAEEVKAQSLFWALSCINDQGWSLRRNFGGSVAHRLAWASSRVSVEVWEDVALIFVKDALYSDLIQFDA, encoded by the exons ATGAAGGACCTTCGTCTGATTAGCTTGCGTAATGTCTTGTATAAGTTGATTTCCCAAACTCTCGCTAATAGATTGAAAACTTTCTTGCCTGATATCATTGATGATAATCAAAGTGTGTTTGTTCCGGAGCGTCTTATTACAGATAATATCCTATTGGCTTcggatattttttattttatgaatatCAGTTCGGCTCGAAAAAGGGGTTTTATGGCTTTGAAACTTGATATGAGCAAAGCCTACAATCGGATCGAATGGGATTATCTTAACGACATTATGCTTCATATGGGTTTTCTGGAGATTTGGGTGGTTAGGGTTATGGAGTGTGTGACTTTGGTGTCCTATTCTTTTTTAGTTAATGGCCAGCTTACTTCTCCTATGTTTTCTCAGAGGAGTTTGAGACAAGGTGACCCGCtttcttcttatttatttttgttgtgtGTCGAAGGTTTGGGTGCTTTGATTAAGCAAGCTTTTCATTCTAAGATGTTGCGTGAA AAGCTCAATTTGGAGAAGTGTGAGCTCTCTTTTAGTCACAAGCTGGATACCCGTTTGCGCCATCATATCAATTCTATTCTGGGATTTAGAGAGGTGGTTGTTCATGGGAAATATCTTGGGTTGCCTACCgtttttgacaaatcaaagaagATTTCCTTTACAAACTTGTGTGATAGAGTTTGGAGGAAAGTGCAAGGGTGGAAAGAAAAGATGATTTTTAGGGCCGGTAAAGAAGTCCTCATCAAATCCGTTTTGCAAGCTATTCCTTCCTACACTATGAGTTGTTTCAAGCTTTTGATTGGTGTGTGTAAGGATCTTAGTAATATGATTCGTCGCTTTTGGTGGGGAATCCTTAAGGATAGAAAGGGAATTTGTTGGAAGGCGTGGGGTTTTCTTTGTAGGCTTAAGGACGTTGGAGGGTTGGGTTTTCGTGATTTTGAGGCTTTTAATCAAGCCATGTTGGCTAAGCAGTTAAGGAGGCTTCATTTCTGTCAATCCTCTGTGGTTGCTTGGACTCTTAAGGCTCGATATTTTTCCTCTTGTGATGTTTGGAAAGCTAGGATAGGATGTTATTCTAGCTATGGTTGGCGCAACATTTGGGGAGCTCGTAAGGCTTTGGTAGGTGGTTTGCGCTGGAAGGTTGGTAATAGCAAAAAAATCCGTGTTTGGTTGGATGCTTGGTTGGTTGGCTCTGGGTTAGGGTGTGTCATTTCTCCGCGTTTAGATTTGGCGGTTGATGTTACCTTAGGTTATTTATTACATATTCCTATTAGCATTGGTGGAGCTGAGGATGAATTATGTTGGATTCATGGTGTCGATGGATCTCTTCGT GGTCCTGATCCCTTATGGGGAAAGCTTTGGAAATTGAAAGTTCCTTCTAAGGTTCGAGATTTTGTGTGGCGTGCGTGTTGGGATATCATCCCTCATGGTTTGAACCTCAATTCCAAAGGTATCCCTAACTTTGTTGGATGTAAGAGATGCGGTCCGGATGAGCACTTGATGCACTTTCTGTTTGAGTGTCACTGGGCAAAAATGTTATGGGATTCCTCTAAACTTGATCTTGAAG TTTGGAAAGCAAGGAATGAGTTGGTTTTTGAGAATCGCCAAGCTCCTCCTCTTCTTTATGTCAGAAGAGCTTCGGATTGGCTCAAGGATTATCATCATTCTTTTTCCACGGCTCGTTTTTCTAGATCTTGTAGTAAGGAGAAGCTTCCTTGGGGTCGTCCTCCTCTTGATGGTGCCTTTGCTGCTTCTAAGGAGAAATTTGGTCTTGGATTTGTGGTCCGGGATTGTACTGGTAAGTTCATTCTTACGGGCTTTAAGACTATTTGGGTCGGCAGTTCCGCTGAAGAGGTTAAAGCTCAGTCTTTGTTTTGGGCTCTTTCATGCATTAATGATCAGGGGTGGTCATTAAGGAGAAATTTTGGTGGAAG TGTAGCTCATAGGTTAGCTTGGGCTTCCTCTCGAGTTAGTGTTGAGGTTTGGGAAGATGTTGCCCTGATCTTTGTTAAGGACGCTTTGTATTCCGATTTGATTCAATTTGATGCTTAG
- the LOC130820852 gene encoding pectate lyase-like — MEKQLNLFLLLCSLGFFFVLTWAQNFNNEEESHRYWKLREQEAKKRIGEAYHPYPYNVTNHLNLRAHLLQRKWEKNEATKVGTNNTRRGLAKVYRRSCMYTNPIDQCWRCQPNWEKKRRVLAKCALGFGKGTIGGKLGRKYLVTDSSDDDMVNPKRGTLRHAVIQKIPLWIVFAKPMTIRLNQELIMTSNKTLDGRGTFVSIEGGAGITIQFVENIIIHGIRFRNIVSGTGGMIRDSVDHYGFRTPSDGDAISIFGSHHIWIDHCSFSKASDGIIDIIKGSTAITISNCHITDHKRVFLFGANDEHQEDRQMQVTLAYNHFGKGLEQRMPRCRWGFFHIVNNDYTHWLMYAIGGSMNPTIISEGNRFIAPPNPRAKEVTHRQKPQSKWDTGIWVSNKDMLVNGATFQQSFPTYIALDKTRMIYPMPGTFAGRAVKFAGPLKCTSYYKC, encoded by the exons ATGGAGAAACAACTAAATTTGTTTCTCTTATTATGTTCTTTAGGATTTTTCTTCGTCTTAACTTGGGCACAAAATTTCAACAATGAAGAAGAATCTCATAGGTATTGGAAATTACGTGAACAAGAAGCCAAGAAGAGAATTGGGGAAGCTTACCACCCTTATCCTTACAACGTCACCAACCACCTTAATCTCCGAGCTCATTT GTTACAAAGAAAGTGGGAAAAGAATGAAGCAACTAAAGTAGGAACAAACAACACAAGAAGGGGATTAGCAAAGGTATACAGGAGAAGCTGCATGTATACAAATCCGATCGATCAATGTTGGAGATGCCAACCTAATTGGGAAAAGAAAAGGAGGGTTCTAGCCAAATGTGCATTAGGGTTCGGTAAAGGAACCATCGGAGGTAAGCTAGGGCGCAAGTATTTGGTAACCGACTCCTCAGATGATGATATGGTTAACCCTAAACGTGGAACTCTACGTCATGCAGTCATACAAAAAATACCTCTATGGATCGTGTTTGCTAAACCTATGACAATTAGGCTCAATCAAGAACTAATAATGACGAGCAATAAAACTCTGGATGGTCGAGGAACATTTGTTAGTATCGAAGGCGGAGCAGGTATCACTATCCAATTTGTAGAAAATATCATTATCCATGGGATTAGGTTTCGAAACATAGTCTCCGGAACAGGAGGAATGATCAGAGATTCAGTTGATCATTATGGTTTCAGGACTCCAAGTGACGGAGATGCAATCTCTATATTCGGATCTCATCATATTTGGATAGATCATTGCTCATTCTCGAAAGCCTCAGATGGGATCATCGACATCATTAAAGGATCTACTGCCATTACAATTTCCAACTGCCATATAACTGATCACAAAAGGGTATTCCTATTTGGTGCCAATGATGAGCACCAAGAAGATAGACAAATGCAAGTTACACTTGCATATAATCATTTTGGGAAAGGATTAGAACAAAGGATGCCAAGATGTAGATGGGGATTTTTCCACATAGTTAACAATGATTACACCCATTGGTTAATGTATGCAATTGGCGGTAGCATGAACCCTACAATTATTAGCGAGGGAAATCGGTTCATTGCTCCTCCAAATCCAAGGGCCAAGGAAGTTACACATAGACAAAAGCCCCAATCTAAATGGGACACCGGAATATGGGTTTCAAACAAGGACATGCTTGTAAATGGTGCTACTTTCCAACAATCTTTCCCTACTTATATTGCCCTAGATAAAACTAGGATGATATATCCAATGCCCGGGACATTCGCCGGCCGGGCTGTCAAATTCGCCGGACCATTAAAATGCACTTCTTATTATAAATGCTAA
- the LOC130821248 gene encoding single-stranded DNA-binding protein WHY1, chloroplastic-like isoform X2 yields the protein MAHQLLLSPPNFSIGTQLQTHGLTSNHFPSFSSHNSIITSISHLKQTNNWVSNVSLSKPLLSGVQCRQSSDYFEQSPSKLSSSYSPNSSPGVSPRVFVGHSIYKGKAALTVEPRAPEFLPLESGAFKLSKEGCIMLQFAPAAGVRQYDWSRKQVFSLSISEIGSLVSLGPKESCEFFHDPNKGKSDEGKVRKVLKVEPLPDGSGYFFNLSVQNKLLNLDENIYIPISKAEFAVLLSAFNVGMPLLIP from the exons ATGGCACATCAACTTTTATTATCTCCTCCCAATTTCTCCATTGGAACCCAACTCCAAACTCATGGATTAACTTCCAACCACTTCCCTTCTTTCTCCTCCCACAACTCCATTATCACGAGTATTAGCCATTTGAAGCAAACTAACAACTGGGTTTCCAATGTTTCCTTGTCAAAGCCCTTACTTTCTGGTGTTCAATGTCGCCAGTCTTCAGATTACTTTGAACAATCTCCTTCTAAGTTATCCTCATCTTACTCACCAAATTCTTCTCCTG GTGTATCACCTAGGGTTTTTGTGGGTCATTCAATATATAAAGGGAAAGCTGCTCTTACAGTGGAGCCCAGAGCTCCGGAATTTTTGCCATTGGAG TCAGGTGCGTTTAAGCTTTCAAAGGAAGGGTGCATAATGCTTCAATTTGCACCCGCTGCCGGTGTTCGTCAATATGATTGGAGCCGAAAACAG GTGTTTTCTCTTTCGATTTCTGAAATTGGAAGCTTGGTAAGCCTTGGGCCAAAGGAGTCGTGTGAATTTTTTcatgatccaaacaaaggaaaaag CGACGAAGGCAAAGTAAGGAAGGTATTAAAAGTGGAGCCTCTTCCGGATGGCTCCGGCTACTTCTTCAATCTAA GTGTtcaaaataaacttttaaaCTTGGACGAAAACATCTACATACCAATTTCAAAAGCAGAGTTTGCGGTTCTTCTATCAGCATTCAAC GTTGGCATGCCTTTGTTGATTCCATAA
- the LOC130821248 gene encoding single-stranded DNA-binding protein WHY1, chloroplastic-like isoform X1, translating to MAHQLLLSPPNFSIGTQLQTHGLTSNHFPSFSSHNSIITSISHLKQTNNWVSNVSLSKPLLSGVQCRQSSDYFEQSPSKLSSSYSPNSSPGVSPRVFVGHSIYKGKAALTVEPRAPEFLPLESGAFKLSKEGCIMLQFAPAAGVRQYDWSRKQVFSLSISEIGSLVSLGPKESCEFFHDPNKGKSDEGKVRKVLKVEPLPDGSGYFFNLSVQNKLLNLDENIYIPISKAEFAVLLSAFNFILPYLIGWHAFVDSIKPDDSNMTISSNSRTLDSEWSRY from the exons ATGGCACATCAACTTTTATTATCTCCTCCCAATTTCTCCATTGGAACCCAACTCCAAACTCATGGATTAACTTCCAACCACTTCCCTTCTTTCTCCTCCCACAACTCCATTATCACGAGTATTAGCCATTTGAAGCAAACTAACAACTGGGTTTCCAATGTTTCCTTGTCAAAGCCCTTACTTTCTGGTGTTCAATGTCGCCAGTCTTCAGATTACTTTGAACAATCTCCTTCTAAGTTATCCTCATCTTACTCACCAAATTCTTCTCCTG GTGTATCACCTAGGGTTTTTGTGGGTCATTCAATATATAAAGGGAAAGCTGCTCTTACAGTGGAGCCCAGAGCTCCGGAATTTTTGCCATTGGAG TCAGGTGCGTTTAAGCTTTCAAAGGAAGGGTGCATAATGCTTCAATTTGCACCCGCTGCCGGTGTTCGTCAATATGATTGGAGCCGAAAACAG GTGTTTTCTCTTTCGATTTCTGAAATTGGAAGCTTGGTAAGCCTTGGGCCAAAGGAGTCGTGTGAATTTTTTcatgatccaaacaaaggaaaaag CGACGAAGGCAAAGTAAGGAAGGTATTAAAAGTGGAGCCTCTTCCGGATGGCTCCGGCTACTTCTTCAATCTAA GTGTtcaaaataaacttttaaaCTTGGACGAAAACATCTACATACCAATTTCAAAAGCAGAGTTTGCGGTTCTTCTATCAGCATTCAAC TTTATCTTGCCATACCTTATAGGTTGGCATGCCTTTGTTGATTCCATAAAACCAGACGATAGCAATATGACGATCAGCTCAAACTCGAGAACTCTAGACTCTGAATGGAGCAGATACTAG